One stretch of Brevibacillus laterosporus DNA includes these proteins:
- a CDS encoding spore germination protein has protein sequence MTWFSKSKNKIATDTVHTTNSNTPLSNTLQLNEEYLNSIFDEAPDLKIHHIKIHEQTDAILVYLEGMVDNNVIRQNILRPLIYEIKSAQQLWDSTVVLSHITCTQSWTEIEVAILEGSSVLFVDGEEKALVIASQGWPQRTVEEPDSEIMLKGGHEGFLETDTQNIALIRRFLPSRELKIKQYRVGERGSTKVHLVYLGDVANPEVIEELENRVKQITVDTLLTTGELEQYIEDTSFTPFPQFILTERPDVTVMHILEGRVAVIVDRSPRVLITPVNFLTFFQTIDDYSIRWPLATFIRLLRLSSFLIAVFLPALYIVVVGFHYELLPINLILSIGESRDRVPVSPLLEAIVMELTLEMLREAGVRLPSNIGQTVSIVGGIVIGQAAVKAGLVSDIMVIVVSLTAIASFIVPAFDMAYAIRLLRFPMMLVAWMFGMVGIALGMMVILGHLISLETMRTPYGAPIAPLRLSDWKDSVLRAPLRYLNKRQTGARPIQREKK, from the coding sequence ATGACATGGTTTTCAAAAAGCAAAAACAAGATAGCTACAGATACTGTTCATACTACAAATTCAAATACCCCCTTGTCCAATACCTTGCAACTAAATGAAGAATATCTAAATTCTATTTTTGATGAAGCTCCAGATCTAAAAATTCACCACATTAAAATCCATGAGCAGACAGATGCAATCCTTGTTTATTTAGAAGGGATGGTTGATAACAATGTCATCCGGCAAAATATTCTTCGCCCCCTTATTTATGAGATAAAATCGGCCCAACAGCTTTGGGACTCAACCGTTGTTCTTAGTCACATAACGTGCACCCAATCGTGGACAGAAATTGAAGTCGCCATTCTTGAGGGAAGCAGTGTTCTCTTTGTAGATGGGGAGGAAAAAGCGCTAGTCATCGCCTCTCAAGGTTGGCCGCAACGCACAGTGGAGGAACCAGATTCAGAAATCATGTTAAAAGGTGGGCATGAAGGGTTTCTTGAAACCGATACCCAGAATATTGCCCTTATCCGTCGCTTCCTACCAAGCCGGGAATTGAAAATCAAACAATACAGAGTGGGTGAAAGAGGGAGCACAAAAGTTCATCTTGTCTATTTAGGTGATGTTGCCAACCCCGAAGTCATTGAAGAATTAGAAAATCGCGTGAAGCAGATTACCGTAGACACATTGCTGACTACAGGCGAATTAGAGCAGTACATTGAGGATACTTCCTTTACCCCCTTTCCGCAGTTTATTCTTACGGAAAGGCCAGATGTCACAGTCATGCACATTCTTGAGGGGAGAGTAGCGGTTATTGTCGATCGCTCTCCTCGTGTGTTAATTACTCCCGTTAACTTTCTTACTTTTTTTCAGACAATCGATGATTACAGCATACGATGGCCGCTTGCTACCTTTATACGATTATTACGACTGTCGAGCTTTCTAATCGCAGTATTTTTACCTGCTTTATATATTGTTGTTGTTGGTTTCCATTATGAACTCCTCCCTATAAATTTGATTTTATCTATTGGTGAATCAAGAGACCGAGTCCCAGTATCGCCCCTTTTAGAAGCTATTGTAATGGAATTAACGCTTGAAATGCTACGGGAAGCAGGGGTTCGGCTTCCTTCGAATATTGGACAAACCGTAAGTATTGTTGGTGGGATTGTCATTGGGCAGGCAGCTGTTAAGGCTGGATTGGTAAGCGATATCATGGTGATCGTTGTGTCGTTAACGGCGATCGCTTCCTTTATTGTACCGGCTTTTGATATGGCGTACGCAATACGTTTGCTTCGTTTTCCTATGATGTTAGTGGCCTGGATGTTCGGTATGGTTGGGATCGCTTTGGGAATGATGGTAATTTTGGGACATTTAATCTCATTAGAAACAATGCGTACACCTTATGGAGCACCAATTGCTCCTTTGCGACTTTCAGATTGGAAGGATTCCGTTTTACGGGCTCCCCTTCGTTATCTAAATAAACGACAAACCGGTGCTCGCCCCATTCAGCGTGAAAAAAAATGA
- the rarD gene encoding EamA family transporter RarD — MQSEHRVGVLYAIAAYTMWGFLPIYWKSVSFIPPGEILAHRILWSLIFAIVLVGLKKNWKRVMDFMKKPKSLLLFLLASVLISANWMIYIWAVNSGHIVETSLGYYINPLLNVALGMLFFRERLDFWQLISLLFAAVGVCWMAINFGQLPWISLSLALSFGIYGVVKKLIQTDSITSLTLETVPVALISLVYIFWLQSQGAGSFGIADWGTDLLLIGSGIATAMPLLAFASAAQRISLSTLGFIQYLAPTIQLAIAIFLYKESFTHSHLLSFICIWSALVLYTLSRTPIMQVWQPAFFKRRIEKRS, encoded by the coding sequence ATGCAAAGCGAACATAGGGTAGGAGTTCTATATGCAATAGCGGCGTATACCATGTGGGGATTCTTACCGATTTATTGGAAAAGTGTCAGTTTTATACCTCCAGGCGAAATTTTAGCGCATCGTATTTTATGGTCACTTATTTTTGCCATTGTATTAGTAGGACTAAAGAAGAATTGGAAACGGGTTATGGACTTTATGAAAAAGCCAAAGAGTTTACTGCTCTTTTTACTTGCTTCCGTGTTAATTAGTGCGAACTGGATGATTTACATATGGGCAGTTAACTCCGGTCATATTGTAGAGACGAGTCTCGGTTATTATATCAATCCTTTGCTTAATGTCGCGTTAGGAATGCTATTTTTCCGAGAACGGTTGGATTTTTGGCAACTCATTTCGTTACTTTTTGCGGCAGTCGGCGTATGCTGGATGGCTATTAATTTTGGCCAGCTTCCATGGATTTCTCTTTCTTTAGCATTGTCATTTGGTATTTATGGTGTAGTTAAAAAGTTGATTCAAACAGACTCGATTACCTCATTGACTCTAGAGACGGTCCCAGTGGCTCTGATTTCGCTGGTGTATATCTTCTGGTTACAGAGCCAAGGTGCTGGTTCGTTTGGTATAGCAGATTGGGGAACGGATCTATTGCTCATAGGTTCTGGGATAGCTACGGCAATGCCACTTCTTGCATTTGCTTCAGCAGCACAGCGTATTTCCCTTTCTACGTTAGGTTTTATCCAATACCTCGCCCCTACGATACAATTGGCGATTGCTATATTTTTGTATAAAGAGTCGTTTACGCATAGCCATCTGCTAAGCTTTATTTGCATTTGGTCAGCGCTTGTTCTATACACACTTTCCCGAACTCCGATCATGCAGGTGTGGCAACCAGCGTTTTTTAAACGGCGTATAGAAAAGCGGTCGTAA
- a CDS encoding spore gernimation protein yields the protein MNKYRNNEITLMQYILLIHGTQVGIGILTLPRELTEIAGTDGWISILLGWMLSICASLLITYIMKKHPQKTLFDLLPYYFGTWLGNFGNLLMILYGAFVTVTVLFTALFVINVWVLVETPNYMILALYLIPAYIIGHKGVRVLGRYSEIIFFLTLWIPILLLVPLQDAHPLHLLPVIKEGWLPIFHAVKTTIVSFLGFEMAFFFYPFLTCKQHATKGIVIANTLSLLVFLHITLITYLFYSPYESIQYQWPTLNLLKEIEFPFLERFEIIFLSSYMVVLSTTWLPYTFITVFGSSTLLKKEAHYQQHLLVFLVLLLITGFFFQPSYTQIAQLAKAWGAAGSIIAYVLPVVLWLYMGLHHFFQRRISLK from the coding sequence ATGAATAAGTATAGAAATAACGAAATTACCCTAATGCAGTATATTTTATTGATTCATGGGACACAAGTTGGGATTGGCATCCTAACCCTTCCTCGTGAGCTTACAGAAATCGCAGGGACAGACGGTTGGATATCTATCTTACTTGGCTGGATGCTGTCGATTTGTGCAAGTTTATTGATTACGTACATCATGAAAAAACATCCTCAAAAAACCTTGTTTGATTTACTGCCTTATTACTTTGGAACCTGGCTTGGAAATTTCGGTAATCTCCTTATGATTTTGTACGGAGCGTTTGTGACTGTTACTGTTTTATTTACAGCCCTCTTTGTTATTAATGTTTGGGTTTTAGTGGAAACCCCTAACTATATGATTTTGGCTTTGTATCTTATTCCCGCTTATATCATTGGACACAAAGGAGTACGAGTATTAGGCCGATATTCCGAAATTATTTTTTTCTTGACTCTTTGGATACCGATACTGCTTTTGGTTCCCTTACAAGACGCACACCCGCTACATCTCTTGCCTGTGATTAAAGAAGGCTGGCTTCCGATTTTTCATGCAGTAAAAACTACAATAGTCTCTTTTTTAGGTTTTGAAATGGCATTTTTCTTTTATCCCTTTCTTACATGCAAACAGCACGCCACAAAAGGAATTGTGATTGCAAATACATTATCTCTCTTGGTATTCCTCCATATTACCCTTATTACGTATCTTTTTTATAGCCCTTACGAGTCTATTCAGTATCAATGGCCTACGTTGAATCTATTAAAAGAAATCGAATTTCCTTTTCTTGAGAGATTTGAAATTATTTTTTTATCCTCCTATATGGTTGTTCTCTCAACCACTTGGCTCCCTTACACCTTTATTACCGTCTTTGGTAGCAGTACATTATTGAAAAAAGAAGCCCATTATCAACAGCATCTTCTTGTTTTTCTTGTTCTTTTACTTATTACAGGATTTTTCTTCCAGCCCTCTTACACGCAAATCGCTCAATTAGCAAAAGCGTGGGGGGCTGCCGGTTCGATAATTGCTTATGTACTCCCTGTTGTTCTTTGGCTCTACATGGGACTCCACCATTTTTTTCAGAGGAGGATTTCACTTAAATGA
- a CDS encoding TM2 domain-containing protein: MDNLIARQNLNTDQQLMVNAELNKKKKSVGIAYLLWFFLGSVGGHRFYAGDIGLGIFYLVLFVISCFTLFIPTGIMCLIDLFLIGKRIDKVNDRLEADIIKQVKLVGKRNNKMA; encoded by the coding sequence ATGGATAATTTAATTGCAAGACAGAACTTAAACACTGATCAGCAACTAATGGTCAATGCAGAACTGAACAAAAAGAAGAAGTCGGTAGGGATAGCGTATCTGCTATGGTTTTTTTTAGGTAGTGTGGGTGGTCATCGCTTCTATGCAGGAGATATCGGGTTAGGTATTTTCTATTTAGTACTTTTTGTTATTAGCTGTTTTACTCTTTTTATTCCTACTGGTATTATGTGCTTAATTGATCTTTTCTTGATTGGCAAACGCATTGATAAAGTCAACGATCGTTTAGAAGCTGATATCATTAAGCAGGTTAAATTAGTAGGAAAAAGGAATAACAAGATGGCGTAA
- a CDS encoding DUF3006 family protein — protein MVVVEIDGQTYDLPTSIFFDDVQVGQVISISIEIDQGATEDREKEIKNLIDDLFE, from the coding sequence TTGGTTGTTGTGGAGATTGACGGACAGACGTATGACCTGCCTACATCTATTTTTTTTGATGATGTGCAAGTTGGACAAGTGATTAGCATCTCTATTGAAATAGACCAAGGGGCAACTGAGGATAGAGAAAAAGAAATTAAGAATTTGATAGATGATCTGTTTGAATGA
- a CDS encoding DUF2935 domain-containing protein, producing the protein MTDVFVSRSLEEVRFWSRIMKEHSLFLKLGFNCDDTQLINEADRFYSIFENIEAQALSLSADVDPQYIFEFNAQILPHVKHIWAFKRKVLGLIITCQIGGNNLPLLVDHVSREAAYFAKRLEQLNTGTLDPLPDAIINENVFFLRIMADHAKFINHLLDPSERKLVEQARDFSHDFDQLLYQAIDLDSMSPQSQTVPLLSQFVDQNRVSVRQLRDFKKTARDLIEACRIKSIIPPLLADHVFREASHFLEILEAFEEALEGPKKRSKQRRSNPESNC; encoded by the coding sequence ATGACGGATGTATTTGTAAGTAGATCACTAGAGGAAGTTCGATTTTGGTCCAGGATAATGAAAGAACATTCCCTTTTTTTGAAACTAGGTTTTAATTGTGACGATACACAGCTAATAAATGAAGCAGATCGCTTCTACAGTATATTTGAAAATATAGAAGCTCAGGCACTTTCGCTATCAGCAGATGTTGATCCCCAGTATATATTTGAGTTTAATGCCCAGATTCTTCCTCATGTTAAACATATTTGGGCCTTTAAACGAAAAGTATTAGGTCTGATTATCACCTGTCAAATTGGAGGGAATAACCTACCGTTATTGGTCGATCACGTTAGCAGAGAAGCTGCTTATTTTGCCAAACGTCTGGAACAACTAAACACTGGCACTTTAGACCCGTTACCGGATGCCATCATTAATGAAAATGTTTTCTTTCTTCGGATTATGGCTGATCATGCTAAATTCATTAATCATTTACTGGACCCCTCTGAACGAAAGCTAGTGGAACAGGCTCGTGATTTTAGCCATGACTTTGATCAACTTCTATACCAAGCGATTGATTTGGATTCCATGAGTCCTCAATCCCAAACTGTTCCTTTACTATCACAGTTTGTCGATCAGAACAGAGTGTCTGTTCGCCAACTCCGTGATTTTAAAAAAACAGCCCGTGATTTGATCGAAGCCTGTCGCATCAAAAGTATTATCCCTCCCCTTCTTGCAGACCATGTCTTTAGAGAAGCATCACATTTTCTTGAAATACTAGAAGCTTTTGAAGAGGCATTAGAAGGGCCAAAAAAACGTAGTAAACAAAGAAGAAGTAATCCTGAATCTAATTGTTAG
- a CDS encoding aromatic amino acid hydroxylase — MQATNQTNLIIPKHLQPYVVEQNYDKYTDVDQRVWRHVLNRNYNFLKDVAHPAYVDGLRKTGISLDHIPRVEEMNQCLQPSGWGAVTIDGFIPAVVFFDFQSRGILPIATDIRKPEHIDYTPAPDIIHEAAGHAPILSDKWYADYVKRFGEIGAKAFATREEHEVFEAIRAYSKIMEDPKATQEEVLLAKEILDAKQSAVTGVSEAEEIARLYWWTVEYGLFGKINNPLLYGAGLLSSIEESRHCLTDAVIKRPFSLEETIHTAFDITKMQPQLFVCESFDQLLDSVERFKDRMAYHTGGKEAMEKALHSGVTSTVVYSSGLQVTGTMESMVCDENTEIVFFRMEGPTALAWNNQELTGHGNSTHAEGFSSPIGRLRGVSRPLEMFTDGDLEANGVRMKEHVSLEFEGGITVEGRLEEIVRREGKILLLSFTQCKISHHGRILFQSEQGSYDMAVGERIISSFAGAADPERFFK; from the coding sequence ATGCAAGCTACTAACCAAACAAATTTAATTATTCCCAAACACCTTCAGCCTTACGTCGTAGAGCAGAATTACGATAAATATACAGATGTAGACCAACGAGTTTGGCGCCATGTATTGAATCGGAATTACAATTTTTTAAAAGATGTGGCCCATCCAGCTTATGTAGATGGATTACGCAAAACAGGGATAAGTCTAGATCATATTCCCCGTGTAGAAGAAATGAACCAATGCTTGCAGCCATCTGGCTGGGGAGCTGTTACGATAGATGGGTTTATACCTGCTGTAGTTTTCTTTGATTTTCAGTCACGTGGAATTCTTCCGATCGCTACCGATATTCGTAAGCCTGAACATATCGACTATACGCCGGCACCTGATATCATACACGAAGCTGCTGGGCATGCTCCTATCCTAAGCGATAAGTGGTATGCAGATTATGTCAAACGCTTTGGAGAAATTGGTGCCAAAGCATTTGCTACCAGAGAAGAGCATGAGGTTTTTGAAGCGATTCGTGCATACTCCAAAATCATGGAAGATCCTAAAGCAACTCAAGAGGAAGTTCTGCTAGCCAAAGAAATTCTTGATGCAAAACAAAGCGCAGTGACTGGAGTATCTGAGGCAGAAGAGATTGCCCGATTATACTGGTGGACGGTTGAATACGGATTATTTGGTAAAATAAACAATCCATTGCTATACGGTGCTGGTCTACTCTCTTCCATTGAGGAAAGCAGACACTGTTTAACCGATGCTGTAATCAAGCGACCATTCTCTTTAGAAGAAACAATCCACACAGCTTTTGACATTACCAAAATGCAGCCTCAACTATTTGTTTGCGAAAGCTTTGACCAGTTGCTTGATTCTGTTGAGCGTTTCAAAGATCGCATGGCCTATCACACAGGCGGTAAGGAAGCTATGGAAAAAGCACTTCATTCAGGGGTTACCTCCACAGTGGTGTACAGCTCTGGTTTACAAGTAACTGGAACAATGGAGTCGATGGTATGCGATGAAAATACTGAGATTGTTTTCTTCCGCATGGAGGGTCCAACTGCTCTTGCCTGGAACAATCAGGAACTGACTGGACATGGCAATTCCACACACGCTGAAGGTTTTTCTTCTCCAATTGGTCGTCTAAGAGGAGTTTCGCGTCCTCTTGAGATGTTTACCGATGGAGACCTAGAAGCGAACGGTGTCAGAATGAAGGAACACGTGAGTCTGGAGTTTGAAGGTGGAATAACAGTGGAAGGAAGATTGGAAGAAATCGTTCGCCGAGAGGGCAAGATATTGCTTCTGTCTTTCACCCAATGCAAAATCAGTCATCACGGACGCATACTTTTCCAATCAGAACAAGGCTCATACGATATGGCTGTTGGCGAGCGAATCATTTCGTCATTCGCAGGTGCCGCAGATCCTGAAAGATTTTTTAAGTAA
- a CDS encoding cupin domain-containing protein, with protein MAISYMDYTSPSTQFTYDLSNNPFFRKDSRNYINVLSIMQLNTLGNVSLLDIYLSTGNVVEPHIHQNASELVYCISGAAVVSLINPFTNELLNFPITPGQVANVPQGWWHYEVATVDNTHLLAIFDAPIPEVIFGSDILRLTPPNILAHTYCLNEAKVKDTLAPIQNTVVIGPPKDCKLRQVRGKMPHQQQQQYPNPTYGYPHQDYYNQGHGQQQTYITQLPPE; from the coding sequence ATGGCCATTTCTTACATGGACTATACATCACCATCGACTCAATTTACCTATGATTTGAGCAACAACCCTTTCTTTAGAAAAGATTCCCGAAACTACATCAATGTACTATCCATTATGCAATTGAATACATTAGGAAATGTTTCCTTACTTGACATCTATCTTAGTACTGGAAATGTCGTTGAACCACACATTCATCAAAATGCATCGGAGCTTGTGTACTGTATTTCCGGGGCAGCCGTGGTGTCATTAATCAATCCATTCACAAATGAACTTCTAAACTTTCCTATCACACCTGGTCAAGTAGCTAACGTGCCTCAAGGTTGGTGGCATTATGAAGTAGCAACTGTTGATAACACACATTTACTAGCTATCTTTGACGCCCCCATTCCAGAAGTAATTTTTGGATCTGATATTTTAAGATTGACACCTCCCAACATACTTGCCCATACCTACTGTCTTAATGAAGCTAAAGTCAAAGATACATTAGCACCTATTCAAAACACTGTCGTAATCGGTCCTCCTAAAGACTGTAAATTACGTCAGGTTCGAGGAAAAATGCCTCATCAGCAGCAACAACAGTACCCAAATCCCACTTATGGTTATCCACATCAGGATTATTATAATCAAGGTCATGGACAGCAACAGACATATATCACCCAACTTCCTCCTGAATGA
- a CDS encoding Ger(x)C family spore germination protein codes for MMHRVRQMIIVFLLVCLTGCYDQHELEKVTLALTVGLDLDQKNNLLVYQRSPVFSREAKTKTEKYGILATTIQQSYTNFDAVDTAYTEGGKTQSLLMSKRLLQNKRVFPYLDVLYRDPKNATSLRMIAVEGPVSDIINFDPVDKPRLSLFLAQLVDTAVHRHITQKVTLRQFHYMTTEKGMTPFMSEVKKEKKEVRVLGTALLDKRGYYRASLNLRESALLDLLRNNQKEPYTFTIPVHFPDSEDNSRKKNITLATTLKKQTVNTMYEQGVFQFDINMKLTAAITERTFRLNLESEKEKKKIEAMIEKEINKQVAALLTKLQRHQVDPIGLGLYARAYQYKEWKNVQEIWPATFSKASLRFSAHVDIKNIGALK; via the coding sequence ATGATGCATAGGGTAAGGCAAATGATCATCGTGTTTCTTCTTGTTTGTCTAACAGGTTGCTATGACCAGCACGAATTAGAAAAAGTCACGCTGGCTTTAACAGTAGGACTTGATTTAGATCAGAAAAACAATCTGCTTGTCTATCAACGAAGCCCGGTATTTAGCCGGGAAGCAAAGACAAAAACAGAAAAATACGGCATACTTGCCACCACCATTCAACAATCATATACCAACTTCGATGCCGTCGATACAGCTTATACAGAGGGAGGGAAGACACAAAGTCTTCTAATGAGTAAGCGTTTGTTGCAAAACAAAAGAGTTTTTCCTTATTTGGACGTTTTATACCGGGATCCCAAGAACGCAACAAGCTTACGTATGATAGCGGTAGAGGGTCCTGTTAGCGATATTATCAATTTTGATCCTGTGGATAAACCGCGTCTTTCACTTTTTTTGGCTCAGTTAGTCGATACGGCGGTTCATCGACACATTACACAAAAAGTGACCCTTCGTCAGTTTCATTACATGACAACTGAAAAAGGAATGACTCCTTTTATGTCGGAAGTAAAAAAAGAAAAAAAGGAAGTAAGAGTTCTGGGCACTGCACTTCTTGATAAGAGAGGGTATTATCGTGCCTCCCTTAACCTTCGAGAATCTGCTTTACTCGATTTACTACGCAATAATCAAAAAGAACCGTACACTTTCACCATCCCAGTGCATTTTCCCGACAGTGAAGATAATAGCCGTAAGAAAAACATTACACTGGCCACCACTCTCAAAAAGCAAACCGTAAACACAATGTATGAACAAGGGGTTTTTCAGTTTGATATTAATATGAAGCTAACGGCAGCCATAACAGAACGTACTTTCCGATTGAATCTAGAAAGCGAAAAGGAAAAAAAGAAAATAGAAGCCATGATAGAAAAGGAAATAAATAAGCAGGTTGCTGCTTTACTTACAAAGCTTCAGCGTCATCAAGTCGATCCAATAGGGCTAGGACTTTATGCCAGAGCGTATCAATATAAAGAGTGGAAAAACGTTCAAGAAATATGGCCAGCTACCTTTTCGAAGGCTTCCCTTCGTTTTTCTGCTCATGTAGACATTAAGAATATAGGTGCGCTTAAATAA
- a CDS encoding DUF3006 domain-containing protein: MKDTKGIVDRFEEHLVVVEVDGQTCDLPTSIFPADVQVGQVIRICIEIDRTATEDREKEVDDFIDDLFE, encoded by the coding sequence ATGAAAGATACAAAAGGGATTGTTGATCGTTTTGAGGAGCACTTGGTTGTTGTAGAGGTTGATGGACAGACCTGCGACCTACCTACATCTATTTTTCCGGCTGATGTGCAAGTTGGACAAGTGATTAGAATATGTATTGAAATAGACCGAACAGCAACTGAGGATAGAGAAAAAGAAGTTGATGATTTCATTGACGATTTGTTTGAATAA
- a CDS encoding MBL fold metallo-hydrolase, with translation MKRSLLLVIIMAMFILPIGLSEAHPGKTDASGGHICKTNCAKWGLKDGEYHIHKDGKIIRPNQSKPAPASQPKPQAVPATKQAPAPSVPVAPGTNDLKVYFLDVGQGDATYIKTANGDNILIDGGNTDKGDLMVKYLKDLKVDDIEVLIMTHPDADHIGGLNKVMQNFKVKSVYAPKVAHTTDTYVNLLKQIKGQGLSIKATVAGTTIPLQGVTARFVAPVSTYDKELNEWSAVLHLAYGTTSFLFTGDAEHKSEADMLKIKQVVKADVLKVGHHGSDSSTTPAFLKAVAPKYAVISSGKENRYGHPTQGTLKKLQGAGITTYRTDQKGTVIVISNGKTITWKTAR, from the coding sequence TTGAAAAGAAGTTTATTACTAGTAATCATCATGGCTATGTTCATTCTACCCATTGGCCTATCCGAAGCGCATCCAGGTAAGACAGATGCTAGCGGTGGGCACATCTGTAAAACAAACTGTGCCAAGTGGGGATTAAAAGATGGGGAGTATCACATCCATAAAGATGGTAAGATAATCCGCCCTAATCAATCTAAGCCAGCACCTGCATCACAGCCAAAGCCACAAGCTGTCCCTGCTACTAAACAAGCACCTGCTCCAAGCGTTCCAGTAGCGCCAGGCACAAACGATCTGAAGGTTTACTTCCTTGATGTCGGTCAAGGTGATGCCACGTACATAAAAACTGCTAATGGTGACAATATCCTAATTGATGGCGGGAACACTGACAAAGGCGACTTGATGGTGAAGTACCTAAAGGACCTCAAAGTGGACGACATTGAAGTTCTGATCATGACTCATCCAGATGCCGATCATATTGGCGGACTAAATAAGGTCATGCAGAATTTTAAAGTTAAATCTGTGTATGCACCAAAAGTAGCCCATACAACCGATACATATGTTAATCTGCTGAAACAAATCAAAGGACAAGGTTTGTCAATTAAAGCAACGGTAGCTGGCACAACAATACCTCTACAGGGTGTTACAGCTAGGTTTGTTGCTCCTGTGAGTACATACGACAAAGAACTTAACGAATGGAGTGCAGTACTACATCTTGCTTATGGGACCACATCATTCTTGTTTACTGGCGATGCTGAACACAAGTCAGAGGCTGATATGCTAAAAATCAAACAAGTGGTCAAAGCTGACGTTTTAAAAGTCGGTCATCATGGTTCAGATTCTTCTACTACACCAGCATTCTTGAAAGCCGTCGCCCCTAAATATGCTGTTATTAGCTCAGGAAAGGAAAATAGGTACGGGCATCCAACACAAGGCACCTTAAAGAAATTACAAGGCGCTGGGATTACTACATACCGTACAGATCAAAAAGGGACTGTTATAGTTATAAGCAATGGAAAGACCATTACATGGAAGACTGCGAGGTGA